One Natronomonas moolapensis 8.8.11 genomic region harbors:
- a CDS encoding cold-shock protein — protein MANGTVDFFNDTGGYGFISTDDDAVDDDEDVFFHMEDVGGPDLEEGQDVEFDIESSPKGPRATNLVRQ, from the coding sequence ATGGCAAACGGTACTGTTGACTTCTTCAACGACACTGGCGGCTACGGTTTCATCTCGACTGACGACGACGCGGTAGACGACGACGAAGACGTGTTCTTCCACATGGAGGACGTCGGCGGCCCGGACCTCGAGGAGGGCCAAGACGTCGAGTTCGACATCGAGTCCTCGCCGAAGGGACCGCGCGCGACGAACCTCGTCCGACAATAG
- a CDS encoding potassium channel family protein, which produces MNFIIVGAGRVGMRTARVLKEENHESVLIEPDETKVERLRGSGFEVVRGDGSDEATLLGQDLETVDGIAALSGDLVANFIACMIGKRHGCRTVARVDSDDHEYLVGKYADSVDEVIYPERLGAIAAKNALVGGSVRAVADIAQNLQLLELTVTPGSPMRGYSLSELELPADARVLAFGKEGRRLQLPDADASLEVGDRVVAIADSGVLREVEQIIVGEGDRALARGGV; this is translated from the coding sequence ATGAATTTCATTATCGTGGGTGCAGGCCGTGTCGGAATGCGAACCGCACGAGTGCTCAAAGAGGAGAACCACGAGTCCGTGTTGATCGAACCCGACGAGACGAAAGTCGAGCGGTTGCGCGGCTCCGGGTTCGAGGTCGTCCGGGGCGACGGCAGCGACGAGGCGACGTTGCTCGGGCAGGATCTCGAGACGGTGGACGGAATCGCCGCCCTCTCGGGCGATCTCGTCGCCAACTTCATCGCTTGCATGATCGGCAAACGCCACGGCTGTCGAACGGTCGCCCGGGTCGACAGCGACGATCACGAGTACCTCGTCGGCAAGTACGCCGATTCGGTCGACGAGGTCATTTACCCCGAACGCCTCGGCGCGATCGCCGCAAAGAACGCCCTCGTCGGCGGGAGCGTCCGGGCGGTCGCGGACATCGCACAGAACCTCCAGTTGCTCGAGCTCACCGTCACGCCCGGGTCGCCGATGCGGGGCTACTCGCTGTCGGAGCTGGAACTTCCCGCGGACGCCCGGGTGCTCGCGTTCGGCAAGGAGGGCCGTCGCCTCCAGCTTCCGGACGCCGACGCCTCCCTGGAGGTCGGCGACCGCGTCGTCGCGATCGCGGATTCCGGCGTCCTCCGGGAGGTCGAACAGATCATCGTCGGCGAGGGCGACCGCGCACTCGCTCGAGGTGGTGTCTGA
- a CDS encoding transcription initiation factor IIB, whose translation MPGPTRQRERTSEEETETEEETGCPECESDSLVRSADGGGELVCEDCGLVIEEENIDRGPEWRAFNHSERQSKSRVGAPTTQTMHDKGLTTQIDWKDKDAYGRSISSEKRSQMHRLRKWQERIRTKDAGERNLQFALSEIDRMSSALGVPRSVREVASVIYRRALDDDLIRGRSIEGVATAALYAACRQEGIPRSLDEVAEVARVEQKEIGRTYRYIAQELSLGLEPVDPVQYVPRFCSELGLSEEVEQKTREIIEVTAEKGMLSGKSPTGYAAAAIYAASLLCNEKKTQREVAEVAQVTEVTIRNRYQEQIEALGIH comes from the coding sequence ATGCCAGGGCCCACCCGACAGCGAGAGCGCACCAGCGAGGAGGAGACGGAAACGGAGGAGGAAACCGGCTGTCCCGAGTGCGAGTCGGACTCACTGGTGCGGAGCGCCGACGGGGGTGGCGAACTCGTCTGTGAGGACTGCGGGCTCGTCATCGAAGAGGAGAACATCGATCGGGGCCCGGAGTGGCGGGCGTTCAACCACTCCGAGCGCCAATCGAAGTCCCGCGTCGGCGCGCCGACGACCCAGACGATGCACGACAAGGGGCTTACCACGCAGATCGACTGGAAGGACAAGGACGCCTACGGTCGGTCGATCTCCTCGGAGAAACGCTCACAGATGCACCGCCTCCGGAAGTGGCAAGAACGGATTCGGACAAAGGACGCGGGCGAGCGAAACCTGCAGTTCGCGCTCTCGGAGATCGACCGGATGTCCTCGGCGCTCGGGGTCCCCCGATCGGTCCGGGAGGTCGCCTCGGTCATCTACCGGCGCGCGCTCGACGACGATTTGATCCGGGGCCGTTCGATCGAGGGTGTCGCGACCGCCGCGCTTTATGCGGCCTGCCGCCAGGAAGGTATCCCGCGCAGTCTCGACGAAGTCGCCGAGGTCGCACGAGTCGAACAGAAAGAGATCGGGCGAACCTATCGGTATATCGCCCAGGAACTCTCGCTCGGGCTCGAACCCGTCGATCCCGTCCAGTACGTCCCCCGGTTTTGTTCGGAACTCGGCCTGAGCGAGGAGGTCGAACAGAAGACTCGCGAGATCATCGAGGTGACAGCCGAAAAGGGGATGCTCTCGGGAAAGTCGCCGACCGGCTACGCCGCCGCGGCGATCTATGCGGCCTCGCTTCTGTGTAACGAAAAAAAGACCCAACGGGAGGTCGCCGAGGTCGCCCAGGTCACGGAGGTAACCATCCGGAACCGGTATCAAGAACAGATCGAAGCGCTCGGCATCCACTGA
- a CDS encoding Lrp/AsnC ligand binding domain-containing protein: MVLAYVMVKAHTGEAGRLRDDVEAIDGVVAAHIVAGDVDIIAKLDVDSPGGVKEIAADGIQALGGVEDTHTYIAME; the protein is encoded by the coding sequence ATGGTGCTCGCCTACGTGATGGTCAAAGCCCACACCGGCGAAGCGGGGCGCCTCCGCGACGACGTCGAGGCGATCGACGGCGTCGTTGCCGCACACATCGTCGCCGGTGACGTCGACATCATCGCGAAACTCGATGTCGACTCCCCGGGCGGGGTCAAGGAGATCGCCGCCGACGGGATCCAGGCGCTCGGCGGCGTCGAGGACACGCACACGTATATCGCGATGGAATGA